A single window of Usitatibacter rugosus DNA harbors:
- a CDS encoding AraC family transcriptional regulator: protein MDALSETLRVVRLVGAIFLKGRFTAPWCYDAAHADVAAPILEPTAEKVVVFHMITEGECIVEMDGEPPMHLTAGDVIVFPQGDAHRMASAPGLPPAKPTRLDQILLRRPREIAYGGGGKTTRLVCGYLACDARLAKLLLAGLPRMLRVNVRGSNAGTWLEASVRYALAEARSPRPGGAGVLAKLSEVLFIEVLRLYMNEQSAGRTGWLAGVSDRIVGAALAELHKRPAYPWTLEELAREAGTSRSVLAERFQELVGTSPMQYLTQWRMLLAANMLERTNSPLVKIAEDVGYQTDTAFSRAFRREYGDPPAAWRRKRAAVATVTG, encoded by the coding sequence ATGGACGCCCTCTCCGAAACGCTACGCGTCGTGCGCCTCGTCGGCGCCATCTTCCTCAAGGGGCGCTTCACGGCTCCGTGGTGCTACGACGCCGCGCATGCGGACGTGGCCGCGCCGATCCTCGAGCCCACGGCCGAGAAGGTCGTGGTCTTCCACATGATCACCGAGGGCGAGTGCATCGTGGAGATGGACGGTGAGCCGCCCATGCACCTGACGGCGGGCGACGTGATCGTCTTCCCGCAGGGCGACGCGCACCGCATGGCCTCCGCGCCCGGCCTGCCGCCCGCGAAGCCCACGCGCCTGGACCAGATCCTGCTTCGACGCCCGCGCGAGATCGCCTACGGCGGCGGCGGCAAGACCACGCGGCTTGTCTGCGGTTACCTCGCCTGCGACGCGCGCCTCGCCAAGCTGCTGCTCGCAGGATTGCCACGGATGCTGCGCGTGAACGTGCGCGGATCCAACGCGGGCACCTGGCTCGAGGCTTCGGTGCGCTACGCGCTCGCCGAAGCGCGCTCGCCGCGCCCCGGCGGCGCCGGCGTGCTCGCGAAACTTTCGGAAGTGCTCTTCATCGAGGTGCTGCGCCTCTACATGAACGAGCAGAGCGCGGGCCGCACCGGCTGGCTCGCGGGCGTGAGCGACCGCATCGTCGGCGCGGCGCTGGCCGAGCTGCACAAGCGCCCCGCTTACCCGTGGACGCTGGAAGAGCTGGCGCGCGAAGCGGGCACGTCACGCTCGGTGCTCGCGGAGCGCTTCCAGGAGCTGGTCGGCACGTCACCGATGCAGTACCTCACGCAGTGGCGCATGCTGCTCGCCGCGAACATGCTCGAGCGCACCAATTCGCCGCTGGTGAAGATCGCCGAGGACGTGGGCTACCAGACCGACACGGCGTTCAGCCGCGCATTCCGCCGCGAGTACGGCGATCCGCCGGCGGCCTGGCGCCGCAAACGCGCCGCGGTCGCGACCGTTACGGGCTGA
- a CDS encoding OsmC family protein — translation MAAAMERVKSVLERRPDKGLHDDAQATATWKGGTRIVASHANGTQMATDMPVEFGGTGDQISPGWLFRAGIASCAATTIAMKAAERGIELTTLEVKANSRTDTRGFLRMEQVEGGFVNPGPCDFRLTVRIGANAPAEQLRTLVNEGLGCAPITTAVAQSNPVAIDVEIA, via the coding sequence GTGGCAGCAGCGATGGAGCGCGTGAAGTCGGTGCTCGAGCGCCGGCCCGACAAGGGCCTGCACGACGACGCGCAGGCCACCGCCACGTGGAAAGGCGGCACGCGCATCGTCGCGAGCCACGCCAACGGAACGCAGATGGCCACCGACATGCCCGTCGAATTCGGCGGCACCGGCGACCAGATCTCCCCCGGGTGGCTCTTCCGGGCCGGCATCGCCTCCTGCGCCGCGACCACGATCGCGATGAAAGCCGCCGAGCGCGGCATCGAGCTCACCACGCTCGAGGTGAAGGCGAACAGCCGCACCGACACACGCGGCTTCCTGCGCATGGAGCAGGTCGAGGGCGGCTTTGTGAACCCCGGGCCGTGCGACTTCCGCCTCACGGTGCGCATCGGGGCGAACGCGCCCGCCGAGCAGCTCCGCACGCTCGTGAACGAAGGCCTGGGATGCGCGCCGATCACGACCGCGGTGGCGCAATCCAATCCTGTCGCCATCGACGTGGAGATCGCCTGA
- a CDS encoding class I SAM-dependent methyltransferase — protein MNAPTDFTALKTRQQASWASGDYAVIGTTLQIVGEQLAEACDLRWDERVLDVAAGNGNATLAAARRGCNVTSTDYVETLLNRGAERADAERFNVKFEVADVEALPYKDGSFDAVVSTFGVMFAPDHQKAAQEMARVCRPGGRIGLANWTPGSLVGQMFKAIGRQIPPPTGVQPPALWGTEAYVRSLFDGMAANVMVTPRMFNFRYRSAAHFIEVFRTWYGPVHKAFGALPADKAATLELDLTALLDGLNRAGPGSLVVPSEYLEIVVIRK, from the coding sequence ATGAACGCACCGACCGATTTCACCGCCCTCAAGACCCGCCAGCAAGCCTCGTGGGCGAGCGGCGACTACGCCGTCATCGGCACCACGCTGCAGATCGTCGGCGAGCAGCTCGCCGAGGCCTGCGACCTGCGCTGGGACGAGCGCGTGCTGGACGTCGCCGCCGGCAACGGCAACGCGACGCTCGCCGCCGCCCGCCGTGGCTGCAACGTCACCTCCACCGACTACGTGGAGACGCTGCTCAACCGCGGCGCCGAGCGCGCCGACGCCGAGCGCTTCAACGTGAAGTTCGAGGTCGCCGACGTCGAAGCGCTGCCGTACAAGGACGGCAGCTTCGATGCGGTCGTCTCGACCTTCGGCGTGATGTTCGCGCCCGACCACCAGAAGGCCGCGCAGGAGATGGCGCGCGTATGCCGCCCCGGCGGCCGCATCGGCCTCGCCAACTGGACGCCGGGCAGCCTCGTTGGCCAGATGTTCAAGGCGATCGGCCGGCAGATCCCGCCGCCCACGGGCGTGCAGCCGCCGGCTCTGTGGGGCACCGAAGCCTACGTGCGCTCGCTTTTCGACGGGATGGCCGCGAACGTGATGGTGACGCCGCGCATGTTCAACTTCCGCTATCGCTCGGCGGCGCACTTCATCGAAGTGTTCCGCACCTGGTACGGCCCGGTGCACAAGGCCTTCGGAGCGCTGCCCGCCGACAAGGCCGCGACGCTCGAGCTCGACCTCACGGCGTTGCTCGACGGACTCAACCGCGCGGGCCCCGGCTCGCTGGTGGTGCCGAGCGAGTACCTCGAGATCGTGGTCATCCGCAAATGA
- a CDS encoding class I SAM-dependent methyltransferase — MMEARVQRRVQRYGWDLAAADYERLWQSQLERAQTRLLDCAWPMRGEHVLDVACGTGLVSLAAAMSVRPEGHVTGVDISGRMVDRARIRAKERHVSNVSFQCMDAENLDFSDGSFDVVLCALGMMYLPDPAKALREMARVLRPGGRIALAVWGERERCGWSGVFPIVDAEVASDVCPLFFHLGGEGTLALECSDAGFGSIEEYRLDTTLDYADADEACRAAFIGGPMALAWSRFDEATRAKVWRRYAASIAKWRHGRGYRVPGEFVVVRAMAPAAVRSPVRSTLEKATP, encoded by the coding sequence ATGATGGAAGCCCGGGTCCAGCGCCGCGTACAGCGATACGGGTGGGACCTGGCCGCCGCGGATTACGAGCGGCTGTGGCAGTCGCAGCTGGAGCGCGCGCAGACGAGGCTGCTCGACTGTGCGTGGCCGATGCGCGGAGAGCATGTCCTCGACGTGGCGTGCGGCACCGGTCTCGTGTCGCTCGCCGCGGCGATGTCCGTGCGGCCCGAAGGCCATGTGACCGGTGTGGATATTTCCGGGCGCATGGTCGATCGCGCGCGCATCCGCGCGAAGGAGCGCCACGTATCGAATGTGTCGTTCCAGTGCATGGACGCGGAGAACCTCGATTTTTCCGACGGCTCGTTCGACGTGGTGTTGTGTGCGCTGGGCATGATGTACCTGCCCGATCCCGCGAAAGCGTTACGGGAAATGGCGCGGGTGTTACGGCCCGGCGGGCGGATCGCCCTGGCAGTGTGGGGCGAGCGAGAACGCTGCGGCTGGTCGGGTGTCTTCCCGATCGTCGATGCGGAAGTGGCGAGCGATGTCTGCCCGCTGTTCTTCCACCTCGGCGGGGAAGGTACGCTGGCCCTCGAATGTTCGGACGCGGGCTTCGGGTCGATCGAGGAGTACCGCCTCGACACGACGCTCGACTACGCCGATGCCGACGAGGCGTGCCGGGCCGCTTTCATCGGCGGACCGATGGCGCTTGCGTGGTCGCGTTTCGACGAGGCGACGCGGGCGAAGGTGTGGCGGCGCTACGCGGCCTCGATCGCGAAATGGCGCCACGGGAGGGGATACCGCGTCCCGGGAGAATTTGTTGTCGTAAGGGCGATGGCTCCGGCCGCCGTCCGCAGTCCTGTCAGGTCAACTCTGGAGAAAGCAACACCATGA
- a CDS encoding DUF3455 domain-containing protein, whose amino-acid sequence MKAIHFAVPTLVMAACASQPVDSSIPATLVPADGKVVERIAARGVQIYECKANATGGQGWAFVAPEAELFDAQGRTVGKHYAGPHWEAPDGSKIVGTVKSRSDAPDASAIPWLLLDAKSVGSDGRFSKVTSVQRINTVGGLAPATQPCDAKSLGAKSRVSYTADYVLLSKGTAAY is encoded by the coding sequence ATGAAAGCGATTCACTTTGCAGTCCCGACCCTGGTCATGGCCGCTTGTGCGAGCCAACCGGTCGATTCCAGCATTCCCGCCACGCTCGTTCCCGCCGACGGCAAGGTCGTCGAGCGCATCGCCGCCCGCGGCGTGCAGATCTACGAGTGCAAGGCCAATGCCACGGGAGGCCAAGGCTGGGCGTTCGTCGCCCCCGAGGCGGAGCTCTTCGACGCGCAGGGCCGCACGGTCGGCAAGCACTACGCCGGCCCGCACTGGGAAGCCCCGGACGGCAGCAAGATCGTCGGCACCGTGAAGTCGCGCTCCGACGCGCCGGATGCGAGCGCGATTCCCTGGCTGCTGCTCGACGCGAAATCGGTCGGCTCCGACGGGCGCTTCTCGAAGGTGACGAGCGTGCAGCGGATCAACACGGTCGGCGGCCTGGCTCCGGCGACGCAGCCGTGCGATGCGAAGTCGCTGGGCGCGAAGTCGCGCGTGTCGTACACCGCGGATTACGTGCTGCTGTCGAAGGGCACCGCGGCGTACTAA
- a CDS encoding alpha/beta hydrolase: MRALSRILPALFASLLLSAGAAEQGVSMKTPTGELFGTELLPEGTNGPLPVVLIHAGSGPTDRDGNTKLAPGPNNSLKYLAEGLAAQGVASVRIDKRGIGQSAPAVVSESMLRFETYVDDTAAWVAKLKSDARFSKVIVVGHSEGSLIGMLAAAKAGAEGFVSIAGVGRPADDVLREQLRPKLPPTMFDQNERVLLALKQGRTIDDVPLPLQPLYRPSVQPYLISWFRYDPVKAIAAFKGRVLIVQGTTDIQVTVDDAKRLAAARPDAKLLIVPGMNHVLKKVGADMAEQVASYGDPKLPIPAEVIEAVARFVKN; this comes from the coding sequence ATGCGAGCGCTTTCTCGCATCCTCCCCGCGCTGTTTGCATCGCTCCTGCTGTCCGCGGGCGCGGCCGAACAGGGCGTCTCGATGAAGACACCCACGGGCGAGCTCTTCGGAACCGAGCTCCTTCCCGAAGGCACGAACGGGCCCTTGCCCGTCGTGCTGATTCATGCGGGCTCGGGTCCCACGGACCGCGACGGCAACACGAAGCTCGCGCCGGGCCCCAACAACTCGCTCAAGTACCTCGCCGAAGGCCTGGCGGCGCAGGGCGTTGCCTCGGTTCGCATCGACAAGCGCGGCATCGGCCAAAGCGCGCCGGCGGTGGTGAGCGAATCGATGCTGCGGTTCGAGACCTACGTGGACGACACGGCCGCGTGGGTCGCGAAGCTCAAGTCCGACGCGCGCTTCTCGAAGGTGATCGTCGTGGGCCACAGCGAAGGGTCGCTGATCGGGATGCTCGCCGCGGCGAAAGCGGGCGCCGAGGGCTTCGTATCCATCGCCGGCGTCGGCCGCCCCGCGGACGACGTGCTGCGCGAACAGTTGCGTCCGAAGCTGCCGCCCACGATGTTCGACCAGAACGAGCGCGTGCTCCTGGCGCTCAAGCAGGGCCGCACGATCGACGACGTGCCGCTGCCGCTCCAGCCGCTCTACCGGCCTTCGGTGCAGCCCTACCTCATCTCCTGGTTCCGCTACGACCCCGTGAAGGCGATCGCGGCGTTCAAGGGCCGCGTGCTGATCGTGCAGGGCACGACCGACATCCAGGTGACGGTGGACGATGCGAAGAGGCTCGCGGCCGCGCGGCCGGACGCGAAGCTGCTCATCGTGCCCGGCATGAACCACGTGCTGAAGAAGGTCGGCGCCGACATGGCCGAGCAGGTGGCCTCCTACGGGGATCCCAAGTTGCCGATCCCCGCGGAGGTCATCGAAGCGGTGGCCCGCTTCGTGAAGAATTGA
- a CDS encoding GFA family protein, translated as MTIRGGCLCGGIRYEIDGPLGTSVYCHCSMCRKFHGSAFRARLSVPKTSFKFLKGEELLTKYRSSADTVKSFCKVCGSAMVNQWDPEAESWGLAMGSLDDDPGVRPSMHIFVGSKALWHDITDELPKYKTFPGADE; from the coding sequence ATGACGATTCGAGGTGGCTGCCTGTGCGGCGGCATTCGCTACGAGATCGACGGCCCGCTGGGCACGTCGGTGTATTGCCACTGCTCGATGTGCCGCAAGTTCCACGGCTCCGCGTTCCGGGCGCGGCTCTCGGTGCCGAAGACTTCTTTCAAGTTCCTGAAGGGCGAGGAGCTGCTCACGAAGTACCGTTCCTCCGCCGACACCGTGAAGTCGTTCTGCAAGGTGTGCGGCTCGGCGATGGTGAACCAGTGGGACCCGGAGGCGGAGAGCTGGGGCCTCGCGATGGGCTCGCTCGACGACGACCCGGGCGTACGGCCCTCGATGCACATCTTCGTCGGCTCGAAGGCCCTCTGGCACGACATCACCGACGAGCTGCCGAAGTACAAGACCTTCCCGGGGGCGGATGAGTAG
- a CDS encoding GNAT family N-acetyltransferase encodes MKIVRPLEEHLPSFMAALEQGWSPDTTRGPEAAAEALEVVRRDPAKFLERAVDREAAGDPVKLPDGSVVPRIPGYNHWMWDGEFCGTIGFRWQPGGAALLPHVLGHIGYAVVPWKRRKGYATEALRQLLPIVAQEGLPYVEITCDPSNEPSIKVIETNGGVLIERFTKPAQFGGNPGLRYRIHFQEVA; translated from the coding sequence GTGAAGATCGTCCGCCCCCTCGAAGAGCACCTTCCGAGCTTCATGGCCGCCCTCGAGCAGGGCTGGTCGCCCGACACCACGCGCGGACCGGAAGCCGCGGCGGAAGCGCTCGAAGTCGTCCGCCGCGATCCCGCGAAATTCCTCGAGCGTGCCGTCGACCGCGAAGCCGCCGGCGATCCGGTGAAGCTGCCCGACGGTTCGGTCGTCCCGCGCATCCCGGGGTACAACCACTGGATGTGGGACGGCGAGTTCTGCGGAACCATCGGCTTTCGCTGGCAGCCGGGAGGCGCGGCGTTGCTGCCCCACGTGCTCGGCCACATCGGATACGCCGTAGTCCCCTGGAAGCGGCGCAAGGGATACGCGACCGAGGCGCTTCGCCAGTTGCTCCCGATCGTCGCGCAGGAAGGCCTGCCGTACGTCGAGATCACCTGCGACCCGTCGAACGAACCCTCGATCAAGGTGATCGAAACGAACGGCGGCGTCCTGATCGAGCGCTTCACCAAGCCGGCCCAGTTCGGCGGCAATCCCGGACTCCGCTACCGGATCCACTTCCAGGAGGTCGCATGA
- a CDS encoding RidA family protein, with product MDARAMSRDTRFQEAAKALGYSFDGEIRIGGNYVALVRDGDTIYISGQVPRVGNDVVVTGRIGATVDLPRAQLAAKICVMRALALLQRSLGTLADLRAILRITVYMQCTPEFTQQSEVADGASELLFSILGEAGAHTRTSVGVQQLPKNASVELDLIAAAHPK from the coding sequence ATGGACGCCCGCGCCATGAGCCGCGACACCCGTTTCCAGGAAGCCGCCAAGGCACTGGGCTACTCCTTCGACGGCGAGATCAGGATCGGCGGCAACTACGTGGCGCTCGTCCGCGACGGCGACACGATCTACATCAGCGGCCAGGTTCCGCGGGTCGGCAACGACGTCGTGGTCACGGGACGCATCGGCGCGACGGTCGACCTCCCCCGCGCCCAGCTCGCCGCGAAGATCTGCGTCATGCGGGCGCTCGCACTCCTGCAACGTTCGCTGGGAACACTCGCCGACTTGCGCGCGATCCTGCGCATCACCGTCTACATGCAATGCACGCCGGAGTTCACGCAGCAGAGCGAAGTCGCCGACGGCGCCTCCGAATTGCTTTTCTCGATCCTGGGCGAGGCCGGTGCACACACGCGCACGTCCGTCGGCGTGCAGCAGCTTCCGAAGAACGCATCGGTGGAGCTCGACCTCATCGCGGCCGCCCACCCCAAGTGA
- a CDS encoding M81 family metallopeptidase, whose protein sequence is MPRIACGAFMLESNGHSPLATREEFAANFIGAGDELRADWESEHPRCPVCLSGFVEKMTATGAWTPLPLYAATVAASGPVEHGFFLEVVAQLEERLRKAMPLDGVFLSLHGGAIGEKEPDPEGVVLERVRAIVGKDVPILATLDLHANVSDKMVRNADVLVGYLTNPHVDMFDRGSECAVLMRELLTGTKATAAMVKLPFIPPSVAQNTKSGPYADIIAYGQSRIDKRVMNVSVLSGFSLGDCEKNGMSVTVTTRNDAALARTLATEIARKTWDDRKRYIPRLTTLEDATRMAKACGEDPTKPALLFADVADNPGGGGRGNTVWILESFYKAGVQGALLGIVNDPALAAEARRLGIGAKFHARFNRDETHHLSGKFEADAEVVGLHEGSIIGKRGISAGHTISLGQMALLNVGGIRVVVVSIRQQCKDIAMFECFGIDIAKARSVIVKSRGHFRAAFDIFFPDDRIIEVDVPGLTTPILTRVPYKKVPRPIYPLDPEMQWTPAP, encoded by the coding sequence ATGCCCCGAATTGCCTGCGGCGCCTTCATGCTCGAGTCCAACGGACACTCGCCGCTGGCGACCCGCGAGGAATTCGCGGCCAACTTCATCGGCGCGGGCGACGAGCTCCGGGCCGACTGGGAGAGCGAGCACCCGCGCTGCCCCGTGTGCCTCTCCGGTTTCGTGGAGAAGATGACCGCCACGGGCGCGTGGACCCCGCTGCCCCTGTATGCGGCCACGGTCGCGGCCAGCGGTCCCGTGGAGCACGGGTTCTTCCTCGAAGTGGTCGCGCAGCTCGAAGAGCGCCTGCGCAAGGCCATGCCGCTCGATGGCGTCTTCCTGTCCCTGCATGGTGGTGCCATCGGAGAGAAGGAGCCGGATCCCGAAGGCGTCGTGCTCGAGCGCGTGCGGGCCATCGTCGGCAAGGATGTTCCGATCCTCGCGACCCTCGACCTCCATGCCAACGTCTCGGACAAGATGGTGCGCAACGCCGACGTGCTGGTGGGCTACCTGACGAACCCGCACGTGGACATGTTCGATCGCGGCTCCGAGTGCGCGGTCCTGATGCGTGAGCTGCTCACGGGCACGAAGGCCACGGCCGCGATGGTGAAGCTGCCATTCATTCCGCCCTCGGTGGCGCAGAACACCAAGAGCGGCCCTTACGCCGACATCATCGCGTACGGCCAGTCGCGGATCGACAAGCGCGTGATGAACGTCTCGGTCCTGAGCGGCTTCTCGCTCGGCGACTGCGAGAAGAACGGCATGAGCGTCACCGTCACCACCCGCAACGACGCCGCGCTCGCCCGCACCTTGGCGACCGAGATCGCCCGGAAGACCTGGGACGATCGCAAGCGCTACATTCCGCGCCTGACGACGCTCGAAGACGCAACACGAATGGCGAAGGCCTGCGGCGAAGACCCCACGAAGCCCGCCCTCCTCTTCGCCGACGTCGCGGACAACCCCGGCGGTGGCGGCCGCGGCAACACGGTGTGGATCCTCGAATCGTTCTACAAGGCCGGCGTGCAGGGAGCGCTACTCGGCATCGTGAACGACCCCGCCCTCGCCGCCGAAGCGAGGCGCCTCGGCATCGGCGCCAAGTTCCACGCGCGCTTCAACCGCGACGAGACGCATCATCTCTCCGGGAAGTTCGAAGCGGACGCGGAAGTCGTCGGCCTGCACGAAGGCTCGATCATCGGCAAGCGCGGCATTTCCGCCGGCCACACGATCAGCCTCGGGCAGATGGCGCTGCTGAACGTGGGCGGCATCCGCGTCGTCGTCGTCAGCATCCGCCAGCAGTGCAAGGACATCGCCATGTTCGAATGCTTCGGCATCGACATCGCCAAGGCGCGTTCCGTGATCGTGAAGAGCCGCGGCCATTTCCGCGCGGCCTTCGACATCTTCTTCCCCGACGACCGCATCATCGAGGTGGACGTCCCGGGCCTTACCACGCCGATCCTCACCCGAGTTCCGTACAAGAAGGTGCCGCGGCCGATCTATCCGCTCGATCCGGAGATGCAATGGACGCCCGCGCCATGA
- a CDS encoding ABC transporter substrate-binding protein encodes MKTFVALFLFCTAAAAQNLTLGTKLELNTLDPHFFASFPTVSSHEYIFDKLYVYDDKLRPVPSLATSVKLVDDLTWEMKLRKGVTFHDGSPFTADDVIFTVDRVPNVPNSPNSFAQFTRTIESLKKVDDHTIIVKTKAPTPNFLGDLTNVFIISSKAAKGATTADFNSRKAAIGTGPYKLVQFVSGERLVLERNDKYWGRKPDWAKVTERIIARDPSRLAALLSGEVDAIDAVPIADLERLRKDGKFAIFRGTAALVHYVALDSARDESPFVTAKDGKPLGKNPLKDPRVRKALSLAINRDAIGKRVMEGSAEPAGQLLPAKYPGASQSIKADPYDVAKAQALLKEAGYGDGFRIVLHATGDRYPGDAAVAQVIAQMWTRIGLKAEVEVLPGAVFFTKASKQEFSAFAAQYGSEEASNSLRALVATADPAKGFGTANRTRYTNPIVDSLLTEALVTMDDEIRQQKLTRAINFAMGDSPLIPVFYPIFDFAAKKGLVVTPRAQRRFNALMITPAK; translated from the coding sequence ATGAAAACTTTCGTCGCCCTTTTCCTCTTCTGCACCGCGGCCGCGGCGCAGAACCTCACGCTGGGCACGAAGCTCGAGCTGAACACGCTCGATCCGCACTTCTTCGCGTCGTTCCCGACCGTGTCGTCGCACGAGTACATCTTCGACAAGCTCTATGTGTACGACGACAAGCTGCGGCCGGTGCCTTCGCTCGCCACGTCGGTGAAGCTGGTGGACGACCTCACGTGGGAGATGAAGCTGCGGAAGGGCGTGACCTTCCACGACGGGAGCCCGTTCACGGCGGACGACGTGATCTTCACGGTGGATCGCGTGCCGAACGTTCCGAACTCGCCCAATTCGTTCGCGCAGTTCACGCGCACGATCGAGAGCCTGAAGAAGGTGGACGACCACACGATCATCGTGAAGACCAAGGCGCCGACGCCGAACTTCCTCGGTGACCTCACGAACGTCTTCATCATCTCGTCGAAGGCGGCCAAGGGCGCGACCACGGCGGACTTCAACTCGCGCAAGGCCGCCATCGGCACCGGGCCGTACAAGCTGGTGCAGTTCGTGAGCGGCGAGCGGCTGGTGCTCGAGCGCAACGACAAGTACTGGGGCAGGAAGCCGGATTGGGCGAAGGTCACGGAGCGGATCATCGCGAGGGATCCTTCGCGCCTGGCCGCGCTGCTCTCCGGTGAGGTGGACGCCATCGACGCGGTGCCGATCGCCGACCTCGAGCGCCTGCGCAAGGACGGGAAGTTCGCGATCTTCCGCGGCACCGCGGCGCTCGTCCACTACGTGGCGCTGGATTCCGCGCGGGACGAATCGCCCTTCGTGACCGCCAAGGATGGCAAGCCGCTCGGCAAGAACCCGCTCAAGGACCCGCGCGTCCGCAAGGCGCTCTCGCTCGCGATCAATCGCGACGCCATCGGCAAGCGCGTGATGGAGGGCAGCGCGGAACCGGCGGGGCAGCTCCTGCCCGCCAAGTACCCGGGCGCCAGCCAATCCATCAAGGCGGACCCGTACGACGTCGCCAAGGCCCAGGCGCTTCTCAAGGAGGCGGGTTACGGCGACGGCTTCCGCATCGTCCTGCACGCCACGGGCGACCGTTACCCGGGTGATGCCGCCGTCGCGCAGGTGATCGCCCAGATGTGGACCCGCATCGGCCTCAAGGCGGAGGTCGAGGTGCTGCCGGGGGCGGTGTTCTTCACGAAGGCGTCGAAGCAGGAGTTCAGCGCGTTCGCGGCGCAGTACGGCTCCGAAGAGGCGTCCAACAGCTTGCGGGCCCTCGTCGCGACCGCCGATCCCGCCAAAGGCTTCGGCACCGCCAACCGCACGCGCTACACGAACCCGATCGTGGATTCCCTGCTGACCGAAGCGCTGGTCACGATGGACGACGAGATCCGCCAGCAGAAGCTCACGCGCGCGATCAACTTCGCCATGGGTGATTCGCCGCTGATTCCGGTTTTCTATCCCATCTTCGATTTCGCCGCGAAGAAGGGCCTCGTGGTCACGCCGCGGGCGCAGCGCCGCTTCAACGCCCTGATGATCACCCCGGCAAAGTAA